The sequence below is a genomic window from Curtobacterium sp. MCPF17_002.
CCGTTCCTGGAGGCCGAACCTGCTCCGCTCCGTCCGCTCGACGCTGCTCGCCGCAGTCACGACGTTCGTCGTGCTCGCCGGATCCCTCGGCGGCGCTGCCGGGTTCGCTGGAGGCGGGGCTGCTGTGGCCGCACCGATGTGGCCCGTCCCGGCGCCGTACCCGTCGACGAGCGTGCCGGAGGAGTCCCTCGCCGGGATCCCGGTCGGCAGCGAGTACGTGGCGCTCGGCGACTCGTACTCCGCCGGGTACGGGCTCTCCGACCCGACCCGGCTGCCGACCGGTGCGTGCGGGCAGTCCGGCCAGGACTACCCGCACCGGATCGCGGCGCGGTTCGGACTCGCCCTCACCGACGTGACCTGCGGCGGCGCCACGAGCAAGGACGTCACGACCGGCTTCCAGTTCAGGGGCGTCCCGCCGCAGATCCGCTCGCTGTCCGCGCGCACCCGGCTCGTGACCCTGACCATCGGCGGGAACGACGCCGACCTGTTCGGCACCGCCGCGTCGTGCCTCGCGATCTCCGCGAAGGGCCCGGTGTTCTCCGGTCGCGACGCCCCGTCGTGCCGGAGCAGCCTGGTGCAGGACGGCGAGGACCAGCTCGGTGTGAAGATCGAGTCGCGCGTCGCCCTCGGCATCGCGGACACCCTCGCCGCGGTGAAGGCCGCAGCACCGAACGCGGTGATCGTCTTCCTCGGGTACCCCGCGATCTTCCCGGACGCCGACCACACCCCGAAGGGCGGCTGCTTCCGGTCCGCGCTCGACCTCGGCACCCTGACCGGGTCGTTCCCGTCGAACTCCTACCCGTTCACCAACACGGACGTCCGGTACCTGCACAGCGTGCAGGAGCGCCTGAACGACGTGTCGGCGACCGCGGCACGCGCCGCCGCCGTCCGCTTCGTCGAC
It includes:
- a CDS encoding SGNH/GDSL hydrolase family protein; this translates as MLAGSLGGAAGFAGGGAAVAAPMWPVPAPYPSTSVPEESLAGIPVGSEYVALGDSYSAGYGLSDPTRLPTGACGQSGQDYPHRIAARFGLALTDVTCGGATSKDVTTGFQFRGVPPQIRSLSARTRLVTLTIGGNDADLFGTAASCLAISAKGPVFSGRDAPSCRSSLVQDGEDQLGVKIESRVALGIADTLAAVKAAAPNAVIVFLGYPAIFPDADHTPKGGCFRSALDLGTLTGSFPSNSYPFTNTDVRYLHSVQERLNDVSATAARAAAVRFVDVFSTTQAHSACATAKPYVSGVTLGGTGDLRRIDLEPGALHPNLRGVAYLTKRVAAATRSLAG